One Anaerolineales bacterium genomic region harbors:
- a CDS encoding ABC transporter substrate-binding protein, with product MFKKLFVVLSLLITFSMVLAACAPATTVVTQVVEQTSVVKETQVVKETQIVEVTAAPQATATPPPSTRTGAWVDQIVFTEQNEANAAVKQLQANDMDVYAYSVSDAQLFEEVKADPKLSYTTAFGSYTELTFNPWGPTFEDGRLNPFGNPKVREAMNWLVDRNYIVQEIYGGLAKPKVTSLNSAFVDYVRYIDTVRALEVQYAYNPEQAKTVIDAEMQGMGATLGSDGKWQFNGAPVTIIAIIRTEDERREIGDYVCNQLETIGFATDRQYKTRSEASPIWNQGDPKLGLMHFYTGGWITTAISRDDATNFGYFYTPLGGSSPLWSNYVNDPAYYKGDGSGVAEKLWVNDFKSMDERKTLFDEALVLAQKDSVRVWLVDQTPFSPQIKDLSVAYDLAGGVAGSNLYALTIRFTDREGGVMRIGQPGVLVEPWNPVAGSNWVYDATPQQATVSGAVMPDPYTGLYLPLRAESADVVVQEGLPIAQTLDWFTLSTAASIEVPADAWVDWDAVNQKFITASEKYTSTLTALTKTTVTYPADMFTTVKFHDGSPISVGDFVMYMIMNFDLAKTDSVNYDSAIQPLLDAFLSHFKGIVIESTDPLVITTYDDRYYLDAEWIVAFNGTWWPAPVTAAGRSDAPWHTYALGNLADAAVDPEIGQVTWSTDKATANKVDWMSFIAGPSLDILKGYLDKAQAENYIPYAPTMSQYVTADEATLRWANLATWYALKGHFWVGTGPFYLEKAYPTEKTVSLMRFPDYPDLSARWSIFGAPMIPVVEVDGAGEVAIGSESTYDIYITFDNAPYPSDKLDAVKYLVFDATGAVVFQGDATMAEEGHYTVTFSADDSSKLVAGSNKLEVVTTSKVVSIPGITDFEFVAK from the coding sequence ATGTTTAAGAAATTGTTTGTTGTTTTAAGCCTGCTGATCACCTTCAGCATGGTCTTGGCAGCCTGTGCACCAGCCACCACCGTGGTGACCCAGGTTGTTGAGCAAACCTCAGTCGTCAAGGAGACTCAGGTCGTTAAAGAGACCCAGATCGTTGAGGTCACTGCTGCACCTCAGGCGACAGCGACACCTCCCCCATCCACTCGCACGGGTGCCTGGGTGGATCAGATCGTCTTCACAGAGCAGAATGAAGCCAACGCCGCGGTTAAGCAGCTACAGGCTAACGACATGGACGTCTATGCTTATTCTGTGAGTGACGCCCAGCTCTTTGAAGAGGTCAAGGCCGATCCCAAGTTGTCGTACACCACGGCTTTCGGTTCTTATACGGAGCTGACCTTCAACCCTTGGGGCCCCACTTTTGAAGATGGCCGCCTGAACCCCTTCGGCAATCCCAAGGTCCGTGAGGCCATGAACTGGCTGGTCGATCGCAATTACATCGTCCAGGAGATCTACGGTGGTCTGGCAAAACCCAAGGTCACGAGCCTGAATAGCGCCTTCGTTGACTACGTCCGCTATATCGACACCGTACGGGCGCTGGAAGTCCAGTATGCCTATAATCCCGAGCAGGCCAAGACTGTCATCGATGCCGAGATGCAGGGCATGGGCGCCACACTGGGTAGTGATGGCAAGTGGCAGTTCAATGGTGCACCGGTAACCATCATCGCCATCATCCGCACGGAAGATGAGCGTAGGGAGATCGGTGACTACGTCTGCAACCAGCTCGAGACCATCGGTTTTGCCACCGATCGCCAGTACAAGACACGTTCGGAAGCCTCCCCCATCTGGAACCAGGGCGATCCGAAGCTGGGCTTGATGCACTTCTACACCGGTGGATGGATCACCACCGCCATCAGCCGCGATGACGCCACCAACTTTGGCTATTTCTATACACCCCTGGGTGGATCTTCACCGCTGTGGTCGAATTACGTGAATGACCCGGCCTATTACAAGGGTGATGGCAGTGGTGTGGCTGAAAAGCTGTGGGTCAATGATTTCAAGTCCATGGACGAGCGCAAAACCCTGTTTGACGAAGCGCTGGTATTGGCCCAGAAAGATTCAGTACGTGTCTGGCTGGTTGACCAAACCCCCTTCTCACCCCAGATAAAGGATTTGTCAGTCGCCTATGACCTGGCGGGTGGCGTGGCAGGCTCAAATCTTTACGCCCTGACGATCCGCTTCACCGATCGTGAAGGTGGCGTGATGAGAATTGGCCAGCCAGGCGTCTTGGTTGAGCCCTGGAACCCGGTGGCAGGCTCGAACTGGGTCTATGATGCCACACCTCAGCAGGCTACCGTGAGTGGGGCGGTTATGCCCGACCCGTACACTGGCCTGTACTTACCACTCCGTGCTGAGAGTGCTGATGTGGTCGTGCAGGAAGGCCTGCCGATTGCCCAGACTCTGGATTGGTTCACCCTGAGCACGGCAGCCTCGATCGAGGTCCCCGCGGATGCCTGGGTAGACTGGGATGCGGTAAATCAGAAGTTTATCACCGCCAGCGAGAAGTACACTTCCACCCTGACCGCCCTCACGAAGACCACCGTGACCTATCCTGCGGATATGTTCACCACGGTTAAATTCCATGATGGTAGCCCGATATCGGTGGGTGACTTCGTCATGTATATGATCATGAACTTCGATCTGGCCAAGACAGACAGTGTAAACTATGATTCGGCCATCCAACCCTTGCTGGACGCTTTCCTGTCTCACTTCAAGGGCATCGTGATCGAATCCACCGACCCGCTGGTAATCACCACCTATGATGATCGCTACTACCTGGATGCCGAGTGGATCGTAGCCTTCAATGGTACCTGGTGGCCAGCTCCAGTAACTGCTGCCGGTAGATCTGATGCTCCATGGCATACCTATGCCCTGGGCAACCTGGCCGACGCAGCTGTTGATCCGGAAATCGGGCAGGTGACCTGGTCAACCGATAAGGCGACTGCCAACAAGGTTGATTGGATGAGCTTTATTGCCGGCCCAAGCCTGGATATCCTCAAGGGCTATCTGGATAAGGCCCAGGCGGAAAACTACATCCCCTACGCCCCCACCATGAGCCAGTATGTGACTGCCGATGAAGCTACCCTGCGCTGGGCGAATCTGGCCACCTGGTATGCGCTCAAGGGTCATTTCTGGGTTGGCACAGGCCCGTTCTATCTGGAGAAAGCCTATCCGACTGAGAAGACCGTCTCACTGATGCGCTTCCCTGATTACCCCGACTTATCCGCCCGCTGGTCCATCTTCGGCGCACCCATGATCCCCGTGGTCGAGGTAGACGGTGCAGGAGAGGTTGCCATTGGCTCGGAATCCACCTATGATATCTATATCACCTTTGACAACGCACCCTATCCATCAGATAAGCTCGATGCAGTGAAATACCTAGTCTTCGATGCTACTGGTGCGGTCGTCTTCCAGGGTGATGCAACCATGGCCGAAGAAGGGCACTACACGGTAACCTTCTCCGCCGATGATTCTTCCAAGCTTGTGGCTGGTTCGAACAAGCTTGAGGTCGTTACCACCTCCAAGGTCGTTAGCATCCCTGGAATCACAGACTTTGAGTTTGTGGCCAAGTAG
- a CDS encoding ABC transporter permease, with protein sequence MSEAVVPIDVQTDAQIKRKATLGTLSRIARYTVVRIIVLFLTVVVAVYLTIMIANMGGYVDKIQRGQIQEAVSMQLALNPAYKSLSAAERQAQTESMIAIQEKRLGLDQPFVVRSGIYLKDALTLNLGRALQMASDSGSKMVKNIILERLPATLVLFGVADVFLFVFAVLIALSLSRKYGSFWDKFFIALTPTSSAPGWFYGIFLILIFASLLHWLPFGGMVAAPPPDSKLLYALSMLKHMILPVMALTLSQIFLSAYTWRTFFLIYSSEDYVDMAKAKGLTSRNIERSYILRPTLPTIITSFALLVVFMWGGAPIFETVFQWPGLGRALFTAVGLYDTPVIVGSTVIFAYLLVITVFLLDIAYALVDPRVKIGGGSRPQ encoded by the coding sequence ATGAGCGAAGCCGTTGTTCCTATAGATGTCCAGACCGATGCCCAAATTAAGCGTAAAGCCACCCTGGGTACCCTTTCGCGGATTGCGCGCTATACTGTTGTGCGCATCATTGTCTTGTTCCTGACGGTGGTTGTGGCGGTTTACCTGACCATTATGATCGCCAATATGGGCGGATATGTCGACAAGATCCAGCGTGGGCAGATACAGGAAGCTGTCTCGATGCAGCTGGCCCTGAATCCTGCCTATAAGTCTCTGTCTGCGGCTGAAAGACAAGCTCAAACGGAGTCCATGATAGCCATCCAGGAAAAACGGTTGGGCTTGGACCAACCCTTCGTTGTGCGCAGCGGTATCTATCTGAAGGATGCCCTGACGCTCAACCTGGGGCGCGCTTTACAAATGGCCAGCGATAGCGGCTCGAAAATGGTGAAGAATATCATCCTCGAACGTCTGCCAGCCACCCTGGTCTTATTTGGTGTGGCAGATGTCTTTTTATTTGTCTTTGCAGTTCTCATCGCACTTTCTCTTTCCAGAAAATATGGTAGTTTTTGGGACAAATTTTTTATTGCCCTTACACCCACTTCATCCGCACCGGGATGGTTTTATGGCATCTTCCTGATCCTGATCTTTGCTTCTCTCCTGCACTGGCTGCCGTTTGGGGGGATGGTGGCTGCGCCACCCCCAGATAGCAAGCTTCTGTATGCTTTAAGCATGCTCAAACATATGATTTTACCGGTTATGGCCCTGACCCTCAGCCAGATCTTCTTGAGTGCTTATACCTGGCGCACCTTCTTCCTGATTTATTCCAGTGAAGATTATGTGGATATGGCCAAAGCTAAGGGTCTGACTTCACGGAATATCGAGCGCAGTTATATCCTCAGACCGACCCTGCCAACCATCATTACCAGTTTTGCTTTACTGGTTGTATTTATGTGGGGTGGGGCACCCATCTTCGAGACCGTCTTCCAGTGGCCCGGATTGGGGAGAGCCCTTTTCACAGCGGTTGGCCTCTACGATACACCCGTGATTGTTGGGTCAACGGTAATTTTTGCCTACCTGTTGGTGATTACAGTCTTCCTGCTGGATATTGCTTATGCCTTGGTAGATCCCAGGGTGAAAATTGGTGGAGGAAGCAGGCCGCAATGA
- a CDS encoding ABC transporter permease, whose product MKAIKNTFKELLRYPSAIVGLVIIGLLLLLSVYAVISIPYKQAIILWRGGEGIWYKSPRYAPPAWLNYFRRDKLPETIVLSSMDGTAPKTVTPGDPNGSVVITYTIDYPYSGFPQDIAIFFTAKYDQKEPFVNMSWLTPDGREIRVANFAISKLEAYYISQDTKLQRRLAGLPPQQGLFVADPKAGLTPPVNGTYQLIVDASTFEPNSDVDAEMVLYGQLYGIAGTDHLRRDLRVALLWGTPVALAFGLLAALGTTAITMVIAAIGVWFGGWADGLIQRITEVNMVLPFLPILIMVGTFYSHSIWVILGVVILLSIFGASIKTYRAVFLQVKESSYIEAARAYGAGSSRIIFSYLVPRIVPLLIPQLVTLIPSFVFLEAGLAILGLGDPTLPTWGKIINDAQQNGALYKGLYYWVLEPAVFLMITGLAFALLGFSLDRIFNPRLRGM is encoded by the coding sequence ATGAAAGCCATTAAAAATACATTTAAAGAACTACTGCGTTATCCCTCGGCAATTGTGGGATTGGTAATTATTGGATTGTTATTACTTCTTTCAGTTTATGCGGTGATTTCCATTCCATATAAGCAGGCGATTATCCTCTGGCGTGGTGGTGAAGGCATCTGGTATAAGAGCCCCAGATATGCGCCACCTGCCTGGCTTAATTATTTCCGCAGAGACAAATTACCCGAGACGATTGTGCTGAGCAGCATGGATGGCACTGCCCCAAAAACCGTTACGCCGGGCGATCCAAATGGTAGCGTTGTGATTACTTATACTATTGACTATCCCTATTCTGGTTTTCCCCAGGATATCGCTATATTTTTTACTGCTAAGTACGATCAAAAAGAGCCTTTTGTTAATATGTCGTGGTTAACGCCGGATGGCAGGGAAATCAGGGTGGCAAATTTTGCCATATCCAAATTGGAAGCATACTACATTTCTCAGGATACCAAATTACAACGCAGGCTGGCAGGCTTACCACCTCAACAGGGGTTATTTGTCGCTGACCCAAAGGCGGGGTTAACCCCACCGGTTAATGGTACATATCAGCTGATCGTCGATGCAAGCACGTTTGAGCCTAATTCCGACGTGGATGCTGAAATGGTGCTTTACGGCCAGCTGTATGGTATTGCCGGAACTGATCACCTGCGCCGTGACCTGAGGGTGGCATTGCTGTGGGGCACACCGGTTGCCCTGGCATTTGGCTTGCTGGCTGCCCTGGGAACCACGGCCATAACCATGGTGATCGCCGCTATAGGCGTCTGGTTTGGAGGTTGGGCGGATGGGCTCATTCAGCGTATCACTGAAGTGAATATGGTCTTGCCCTTCTTGCCGATTCTGATCATGGTGGGCACCTTTTACTCGCATAGTATTTGGGTGATACTGGGGGTGGTTATCCTGCTGAGTATTTTTGGTGCGTCAATCAAGACCTACCGGGCAGTATTCTTGCAGGTCAAGGAGTCCTCTTATATTGAAGCGGCACGCGCCTATGGGGCAGGAAGCTCGCGGATCATATTTTCATACCTTGTGCCTCGCATTGTTCCTTTATTGATCCCGCAGTTAGTCACGCTGATCCCTAGCTTTGTCTTCCTGGAAGCAGGCCTGGCAATCCTGGGGCTGGGTGACCCGACCCTTCCCACCTGGGGAAAGATCATCAATGATGCCCAGCAGAATGGCGCCTTGTATAAGGGACTGTATTATTGGGTACTGGAACCGGCTGTATTTTTAATGATCACTGGTTTAGCTTTTGCTTTGTTAGGTTTCTCTTTGGATCGCATCTTTAACCCCAGGCTACGAGGGATGTAA